A DNA window from Clavibacter sepedonicus contains the following coding sequences:
- a CDS encoding ATP-binding cassette domain-containing protein, which produces MSHDRELLEHVDEVAELRDGRISVTGGTYRAHEERVAGERAAAERRIRAAEQAHRAERRQRIEAETSIARRAKAGARAGESMPRMAANERRKHAEATAGRLHRAHGDAERQAEDAVADAESQLRADAPLRLDLADPALPASRRVAEITVRGRTRVVRGPERIAVTGANGVGKTTLLAQLVGVPDTRQYPLPGTRAEALTDRVAYLPQARDGLHDGLTVLENVRRAAPDVPPRELRNRLARFLIRGDAVDRAAATLSGGERFRVALAGLLLADPPPQLLVLDEPTNDLDMASADRLVEALRAYRGALVVVSHDGSLLDRLDLDERIELA; this is translated from the coding sequence GTGAGCCACGACCGGGAGCTCCTCGAGCACGTGGACGAGGTCGCCGAGCTCCGCGACGGCCGGATCAGCGTCACCGGCGGCACCTACCGGGCGCACGAGGAGCGCGTGGCCGGGGAGCGAGCCGCGGCCGAGCGGCGGATCCGCGCGGCCGAGCAGGCGCATCGCGCCGAGCGTCGCCAGCGCATCGAGGCGGAGACGTCGATCGCTCGGCGCGCGAAGGCCGGGGCGCGGGCCGGCGAGTCGATGCCGCGCATGGCCGCGAACGAGCGCCGGAAGCACGCGGAGGCCACGGCGGGGCGCCTCCACCGGGCGCACGGCGACGCCGAGCGGCAGGCCGAGGACGCGGTCGCCGACGCCGAGTCGCAGCTCCGCGCGGACGCGCCCCTGCGGCTCGACCTGGCGGATCCCGCCCTGCCTGCCTCCCGCCGCGTCGCCGAGATCACGGTCCGGGGCCGCACCCGCGTCGTCCGCGGTCCGGAGCGCATCGCCGTGACGGGCGCCAACGGCGTTGGCAAGACCACGCTGCTCGCGCAGCTCGTCGGGGTGCCCGACACGCGGCAGTATCCGCTGCCCGGCACCCGCGCCGAGGCGCTCACGGATCGGGTCGCCTACCTCCCCCAAGCCCGGGACGGCCTCCACGACGGCCTCACCGTGCTGGAGAACGTGCGCCGGGCTGCGCCCGACGTGCCGCCGCGCGAGCTGCGCAACCGGCTCGCGCGCTTCCTGATCCGCGGCGACGCCGTCGACCGCGCGGCCGCGACGCTCTCCGGCGGGGAGCGCTTCCGCGTCGCGCTCGCGGGGCTGCTGCTGGCGGATCCGCCGCCGCAGCTCCTCGTGCTCGACGAGCCGACCAACGACCTCGACATGGCGAGCGCCGACCGCCTCGTCGAGGCGCTCCGGGCCTACAGGGGCGCCCTGGTCGTCGTCAGCCACGACGGGTCGCTGCTCGACCGCCTCGACCTCGACGAGCGGATCGAGCTCGCGTGA
- a CDS encoding GNAT family N-acetyltransferase codes for MIPIAVEIPARDELLDLYGSVGWSAYTRDPERLERALAGSDLVATARDADGLLVGLVRTVGDGATICYVQDLLVRPDQQRGGIGRALLEHVRASQPSGVLLVLTTDAGGTEDGDRSHPFYRALGFAPHGERGLAAFSLRV; via the coding sequence GTGATCCCCATCGCCGTCGAGATCCCCGCCCGCGACGAGCTGCTCGACCTCTACGGATCCGTCGGCTGGAGCGCCTACACGCGCGACCCCGAGCGGCTCGAACGGGCGCTCGCCGGCTCCGACCTGGTCGCCACCGCGCGCGACGCCGACGGCCTGCTCGTCGGCCTCGTGCGCACCGTGGGCGACGGCGCGACCATCTGCTACGTGCAGGACCTCCTCGTGCGCCCCGACCAGCAGCGCGGCGGCATCGGCCGCGCCCTCCTCGAGCACGTGCGCGCGAGCCAGCCGTCCGGCGTCCTCCTCGTGCTCACCACCGACGCGGGCGGCACCGAGGACGGCGACCGCTCGCACCCCTTCTACCGCGCGCTCGGGTTCGCGCCGCACGGCGAGCGGGGGCTGGCGGCGTTCTCGCTGCGGGTCTGA
- a CDS encoding ice-binding family protein, which produces MHQSRHACTSSSRRTRSGSLAVASLAVAAIAASGLGAALLAPASAFAATATVGLGTAASYSVLAGQGVTNTGPSTLSADLGTSPSASVTGFPPGVVGGATHAADAAAGQAQSDLTTAYDDAAGRPTTAAVPADLVGSTLTPGVYTAAGPLANTGTVTLDAQGDPSAVFVIQAPSSLTTGSGSRVSLVNSAQACNVFWQVSSSATLGTNSGFAGTILALTSVSVGSGATVDGRALARNGAVTLDDDAFTSSTCGTTTSPIGSGSTPVVTPTPAPSPGGGSTGGTTGGTTGGTTGGTTGGTTGGTTGGSTPTPSPTPTAGVPTLPTPPGDVPPPSGHLPRTGGDGARLALELGLGAAALAAGVVAVIAVRLRRRRH; this is translated from the coding sequence ATGCACCAGTCGCGCCACGCCTGCACGTCCTCTTCTCGCCGCACCCGGTCCGGGTCCCTCGCCGTCGCCTCGCTGGCCGTCGCGGCCATCGCCGCCTCCGGTCTCGGCGCCGCGCTCCTCGCCCCGGCGAGCGCGTTCGCCGCCACCGCCACCGTGGGCCTCGGCACCGCCGCCTCGTACTCGGTGCTCGCCGGCCAGGGCGTCACCAACACCGGCCCCAGCACCCTCTCGGCGGATCTCGGCACCAGCCCGTCCGCCTCCGTCACGGGCTTCCCGCCCGGCGTCGTCGGCGGCGCCACGCACGCGGCCGACGCCGCGGCCGGCCAGGCGCAGTCCGACCTCACCACCGCGTACGACGACGCGGCCGGCCGCCCCACCACGGCCGCGGTGCCGGCCGACCTCGTGGGATCCACCCTCACGCCCGGCGTCTACACGGCCGCCGGCCCGCTCGCCAACACCGGCACCGTCACGCTCGACGCGCAGGGCGACCCGTCGGCCGTCTTCGTCATCCAGGCCCCGTCGTCGCTCACCACCGGCTCCGGCAGCCGGGTGTCGCTCGTCAACAGCGCCCAGGCCTGCAACGTCTTCTGGCAGGTGTCGAGCTCCGCCACCCTCGGCACGAACTCGGGCTTCGCCGGCACGATCCTCGCGCTCACGAGCGTCTCCGTCGGCAGCGGCGCCACGGTCGACGGCCGCGCGCTCGCCCGCAACGGCGCCGTCACCCTCGACGACGACGCGTTCACCTCCTCCACCTGCGGCACCACCACGTCGCCCATCGGCTCCGGCAGCACGCCCGTCGTGACCCCGACGCCGGCGCCCTCCCCGGGCGGCGGGTCCACGGGCGGCACGACGGGCGGCACCACCGGCGGCACGACGGGCGGCACGACGGGCGGCACGACGGGCGGCACGACCGGCGGATCCACCCCGACGCCGTCGCCCACGCCGACCGCCGGCGTGCCGACGCTCCCCACCCCGCCCGGCGACGTGCCGCCGCCGTCCGGCCATCTCCCCCGCACGGGCGGCGACGGCGCCCGCCTCGCCCTCGAGCTCGGCCTCGGAGCCGCGGCTCTCGCGGCCGGCGTCGTCGCGGTGATCGCGGTGCGCCTCCGCCGCCGCCGGCACTAG
- a CDS encoding carbohydrate ABC transporter permease has protein sequence MTTTSRPARRSSADRPPRPRRSRMARREAVAGYLFISPWIIGFLVFTLGAMVYSLVVSFSDYNLATDVATPVGTENYERLFSDPRVALSLGNTLFYAILAVPFEVCLALLLAILLARLGRGAGIFRTLYYLPKMTPTVATASVFLLLLNGNTGAVNRGLEAIGIDGPQWLIDPAWVKPSIVLMTLWGVSGTMVIFLAALKDVPRELYEVSSLDGAGPVRQFFAITVPMISGAIFFNVVVLTIAALQVFDQAYLLFWRDQTNASPDSSLFYGVYLFQQAFRSFDFGFAAAMAWLLFVIVLVITLIQVKLSNRFVYYEGDR, from the coding sequence ATGACGACGACGAGCCGCCCCGCGCGACGATCCTCCGCCGACCGGCCGCCCCGTCCCCGACGCTCCCGCATGGCCCGCCGCGAGGCCGTGGCCGGCTACCTCTTCATCAGCCCGTGGATCATCGGGTTCCTCGTCTTCACGCTCGGCGCGATGGTCTACAGCCTCGTGGTGTCGTTCAGCGACTACAACCTCGCCACCGACGTGGCCACCCCGGTCGGCACGGAGAACTACGAGCGCCTGTTCTCGGATCCGCGCGTGGCCCTGAGCCTCGGCAACACCCTCTTCTACGCCATCCTCGCCGTGCCGTTCGAGGTCTGCCTCGCGCTCCTGCTCGCGATCCTCCTCGCCCGCCTCGGACGCGGCGCCGGCATCTTCCGCACCCTCTACTACCTGCCCAAGATGACCCCGACCGTCGCCACCGCGAGCGTCTTCCTGCTGCTGCTCAACGGCAACACGGGAGCGGTCAACAGGGGGCTCGAGGCGATCGGGATCGACGGCCCGCAGTGGCTCATCGACCCCGCCTGGGTGAAGCCGTCGATCGTGCTCATGACGCTGTGGGGCGTGAGCGGCACCATGGTGATCTTCCTCGCCGCCCTCAAGGACGTGCCGCGCGAGCTCTACGAGGTCTCCTCCCTCGACGGCGCCGGCCCCGTGCGGCAGTTCTTCGCGATCACCGTGCCCATGATCTCCGGCGCCATCTTCTTCAACGTCGTCGTGCTGACGATCGCCGCGCTGCAGGTGTTCGACCAGGCCTACCTGCTGTTCTGGCGCGACCAGACGAACGCGTCGCCGGACTCGTCGCTCTTCTACGGCGTCTACCTCTTCCAGCAGGCGTTCCGGTCGTTCGACTTCGGGTTCGCGGCCGCGATGGCGTGGCTGCTGTTCGTGATCGTGCTGGTCATCACGCTCATCCAGGTGAAGCTGAGCAACCGGTTCGTCTACTACGAGGGGGACCGCTGA
- a CDS encoding carbohydrate ABC transporter permease, with protein MAVTDRTPDAAATPGAVPAAATGDPRLAAALTPLPSRDPSPGRRDPDRVRRVRSRIGRALITALLVGFALLFLYPFAWLLAASLKPRGEVFDNSLWPRTFTPQNYVEVWEQLPLLGWMGNSLAIALLSAALVSISSALVAFGFAYFRFPGRRILFGLVLATMMLPGAVTMVPQFLIWKNLGLIGTWIPLFGMNLFGSAFYIFLQRQFFLGLPRELFEAARLDGASYFGMFRRIALPLSIPSFVIIFIFEFQASWNNLQASLIYLNAGSVEGFTVPLGLSYAMTAFSPTNGGQGDYQLVMVAALLVTLPMLLLFAFGQRYFVEGIATQGRKG; from the coding sequence ATGGCCGTCACCGACCGCACGCCGGACGCCGCCGCGACGCCCGGCGCCGTGCCCGCCGCCGCCACCGGGGATCCGCGCCTCGCCGCCGCCCTCACGCCGCTGCCGTCGCGGGACCCGTCGCCCGGCCGGCGCGATCCCGACCGCGTCCGCCGCGTGCGCTCCCGCATCGGCCGCGCCCTCATCACGGCGCTGCTCGTGGGCTTCGCGCTGCTGTTCCTCTACCCGTTCGCGTGGCTGCTCGCCGCGAGCCTCAAGCCGCGCGGCGAGGTGTTCGACAACTCGCTCTGGCCGCGCACGTTCACGCCGCAGAACTACGTCGAGGTGTGGGAGCAGCTCCCGCTCCTCGGCTGGATGGGCAACAGCCTCGCGATCGCGCTGCTGTCCGCGGCGCTCGTGTCGATCTCGAGCGCGCTCGTGGCGTTCGGCTTCGCGTACTTCCGGTTCCCGGGGCGGCGGATCCTGTTCGGCCTGGTGCTCGCGACGATGATGCTGCCGGGCGCCGTGACGATGGTGCCGCAGTTCCTCATCTGGAAGAACCTCGGGCTCATCGGCACGTGGATCCCGCTGTTCGGCATGAACCTGTTCGGCTCGGCCTTCTACATCTTCCTGCAGCGCCAGTTCTTCCTCGGGCTGCCGCGGGAGCTGTTCGAGGCGGCCCGGCTCGACGGCGCCAGCTACTTCGGGATGTTCCGGCGGATCGCGCTGCCGCTGTCGATCCCGTCGTTCGTGATCATCTTCATCTTCGAGTTCCAGGCCAGCTGGAACAACCTGCAGGCGTCGCTCATCTACCTGAACGCGGGCAGCGTCGAGGGTTTCACGGTGCCGCTCGGGCTCTCCTACGCGATGACCGCGTTCAGCCCCACGAACGGCGGCCAGGGCGACTACCAGCTCGTGATGGTCGCGGCGCTCCTCGTGACCCTGCCGATGCTGCTGCTGTTCGCGTTCGGCCAGCGCTACTTCGTGGAGGGCATCGCGACGCAGGGCCGCAAGGGTTAA
- a CDS encoding type II toxin-antitoxin system HipA family toxin produces the protein MAESLVVRFHGAEIGRVERGGRLERIRLFIGPDGGPADVRLTEAFATLPEAEVRTDLASNLFGGYAPEGNQRRALAERHSFDPRDLYATLEQFGSSIAGAVTFHSEADPPVSPPSYESLSASDLGRLLRRAVKDGDLAVRDDSRSMIQGFQPKVLLTRFAEDGPWLQPHGGSHSTHIVKPQLPSRPSAIHDEHYSHQLARELGLASFRSSIGRAGAATYLAIERFDRRVSGEAVELVHQEDLAQALSLDWVDDQAKFQDPRDPASARRPSAMRIAEAAASLDEDAVELWIRQLTFRILIGDNDGHAKNVGIIHLPGRDTLSDIYDAVPNLYQPGRIDWNLALAVDGEFDHRRMSVERIVREADSWRVTSRRRIDAVVQDAIERFARTLDATEVPRETTPGMRAGLEWNVTRLLAGQEIGQPRGM, from the coding sequence ATGGCTGAGAGCCTCGTGGTCCGCTTCCATGGCGCGGAGATCGGTCGCGTGGAACGGGGCGGACGGCTCGAGCGGATCCGTCTGTTCATCGGTCCGGACGGCGGCCCGGCGGACGTGCGGCTGACCGAGGCGTTCGCGACGCTGCCGGAGGCCGAGGTCCGAACCGACCTGGCATCGAACCTCTTCGGCGGCTACGCCCCGGAGGGGAATCAGCGTCGGGCGCTCGCGGAGCGGCACTCCTTCGACCCGCGCGACCTCTACGCGACGTTGGAGCAGTTCGGATCCTCCATCGCCGGCGCGGTCACGTTCCACAGCGAGGCGGATCCTCCTGTCTCGCCGCCGTCCTACGAGTCGCTGAGTGCATCGGATCTGGGCCGCCTGCTGCGGAGGGCGGTCAAGGACGGCGATCTCGCGGTGCGCGACGACAGCAGGTCCATGATCCAGGGGTTCCAGCCCAAGGTCCTGCTCACCCGATTCGCCGAAGACGGGCCCTGGCTGCAGCCGCACGGCGGCTCCCACTCGACGCACATCGTCAAGCCGCAGCTTCCCTCTCGACCCAGCGCGATCCACGATGAGCACTACAGCCACCAGCTCGCCCGGGAGCTCGGCCTCGCCAGCTTCCGGAGTTCCATCGGCAGGGCAGGCGCAGCCACGTACCTGGCCATCGAGCGCTTCGACCGTCGTGTGTCAGGTGAGGCGGTAGAGCTCGTCCATCAGGAGGATCTCGCGCAGGCGCTCAGCCTCGACTGGGTCGACGACCAGGCGAAGTTCCAGGATCCGCGGGATCCCGCCTCTGCCCGGCGGCCGTCGGCGATGCGCATCGCCGAGGCGGCGGCGAGTCTCGACGAGGACGCTGTGGAGCTGTGGATCCGCCAGCTGACGTTCCGCATTCTCATCGGCGACAACGACGGTCACGCCAAGAACGTCGGCATCATCCACCTCCCCGGCAGGGACACGCTGTCCGACATCTACGACGCGGTCCCCAACCTGTACCAGCCCGGGCGCATCGACTGGAACCTCGCGCTCGCGGTGGACGGCGAGTTCGACCATCGGCGCATGAGCGTGGAACGGATCGTGCGCGAGGCGGATTCGTGGAGGGTGACGAGTCGACGACGGATCGACGCCGTCGTGCAGGACGCGATCGAACGGTTCGCGCGGACACTGGATGCCACCGAGGTGCCACGGGAGACGACACCGGGGATGCGGGCCGGGCTCGAGTGGAACGTCACCCGCCTCCTCGCTGGCCAAGAGATCGGTCAGCCCCGCGGCATGTGA
- a CDS encoding helix-turn-helix domain-containing protein, translated as MSIMWGYAHTIMPSHEIRKYSDLGEAIKHVRLRRGMTQSDLAEKLGFERFYVRELETGTRPPLFVTRLFRVLRLLRIRVTVSYDLREEERVDG; from the coding sequence ATGAGCATCATGTGGGGATATGCTCACACGATCATGCCGAGCCACGAGATCCGCAAGTACTCCGATCTGGGAGAGGCGATCAAGCACGTCCGCCTCCGCCGGGGGATGACCCAGTCCGACCTCGCGGAGAAGCTCGGATTCGAGAGGTTCTACGTCCGCGAGCTGGAGACGGGGACACGGCCTCCGCTGTTCGTCACGAGGCTCTTCCGCGTCCTGCGACTGCTGCGGATCCGGGTCACCGTTTCCTACGACCTCCGCGAGGAGGAGCGCGTCGATGGCTGA
- a CDS encoding DMT family transporter, which yields MSWIVLIVSGVLEAVWATALGKSAGFTKLGPSLVFGVAVVLSMVGLAYAMREISTGTAYAVWVGIGAALTVTYAIVTGSEPASVVKVLLLLGLVGCVVGLKVVDTGH from the coding sequence ATGTCGTGGATCGTCCTCATCGTGTCCGGGGTACTCGAGGCCGTCTGGGCCACCGCCTTGGGCAAGTCCGCCGGGTTCACCAAGCTCGGGCCGTCCCTCGTCTTCGGCGTCGCCGTCGTGCTGAGCATGGTCGGGCTCGCGTACGCGATGCGCGAGATCAGCACGGGCACCGCGTATGCCGTGTGGGTCGGCATCGGCGCGGCTCTCACCGTCACCTACGCCATCGTCACCGGATCCGAGCCCGCGAGCGTCGTGAAGGTGCTGCTGCTGCTCGGCCTCGTCGGCTGCGTGGTCGGCCTCAAGGTCGTCGACACCGGGCACTGA
- a CDS encoding ABC transporter substrate-binding protein, giving the protein MTRTHGTLAVIAAAATATLLAGCGSGGTGAADASFTTEATGTLKAWAFDGADDVGEARLAHAADALSDVTVDLDSTAFDAQKFTTRVASGQTPDVVQMDRQFVATYAAQDLILPLDECYSAHDVDPAERFYESVTNDIRYDDAIWAVPQFFQPPAILLNECVLSAAGVSGDQFDTSKPDQLLDAVGKVYRESGGDPAVLGLDAVPTAQAALWMLGFGGQLVDDEGKPTLDDDANLPGLEFLTQLSDAQGGYAKGKSFSDAFDTFGDGNQFVKDQVGAQIDAQWYLNVVAPYRDDIDISAVPFRDSDGEPFAVAGGSAFVIPAGAKNKDAACAWMLDLTSQESWEAAGDVRAATVTENGGINTGLFTGSPAADQAIRDAHVVPSGDDGIDQAIATFYDVVAEGRSIGGSPAGQQIQSELQNAVASTLLGDKTPEQALADAQTAAMRAYEQAAR; this is encoded by the coding sequence ATGACCAGGACACACGGGACGCTCGCCGTCATCGCGGCCGCCGCGACGGCCACGCTGCTCGCGGGATGCGGATCCGGCGGCACCGGCGCCGCCGACGCCTCCTTCACCACGGAGGCCACCGGCACGCTGAAGGCCTGGGCCTTCGACGGCGCGGACGACGTGGGCGAGGCCCGCCTCGCGCACGCGGCCGACGCGCTCTCCGACGTGACGGTCGACCTCGACTCGACCGCGTTCGACGCGCAGAAGTTCACGACCCGCGTCGCGAGCGGCCAGACTCCCGACGTGGTGCAGATGGACCGCCAGTTCGTGGCGACCTACGCGGCGCAGGACCTCATCCTCCCGCTCGACGAGTGCTACTCCGCCCACGACGTGGATCCCGCGGAGCGCTTCTACGAGTCCGTCACGAACGATATCCGCTACGACGACGCGATCTGGGCGGTGCCGCAGTTCTTCCAGCCGCCGGCGATCCTGCTCAACGAGTGCGTGCTCTCCGCCGCCGGCGTCTCGGGCGACCAGTTCGACACCTCGAAGCCCGACCAGCTGCTCGACGCGGTCGGCAAGGTCTACCGGGAGTCGGGCGGGGATCCCGCCGTGCTCGGCCTCGACGCCGTGCCCACCGCGCAGGCCGCCCTCTGGATGCTCGGCTTCGGCGGCCAGCTCGTCGACGACGAGGGCAAGCCCACGCTCGACGACGACGCGAACCTCCCGGGACTCGAGTTCCTGACGCAGCTCTCCGACGCGCAGGGCGGCTACGCGAAGGGCAAGAGCTTCAGCGATGCGTTCGACACCTTCGGCGACGGCAACCAGTTCGTGAAGGACCAGGTCGGCGCGCAGATCGACGCCCAGTGGTACCTCAACGTGGTCGCGCCGTACCGCGACGATATCGACATCTCGGCCGTGCCCTTCCGCGACAGCGACGGCGAGCCGTTCGCGGTCGCCGGCGGATCCGCGTTCGTGATCCCCGCGGGGGCCAAGAACAAGGACGCCGCGTGCGCGTGGATGCTCGACCTCACCAGCCAGGAGTCGTGGGAGGCCGCGGGCGACGTGCGCGCCGCGACCGTGACGGAGAACGGCGGCATCAACACGGGCCTGTTCACGGGATCCCCGGCTGCCGACCAGGCCATCCGCGACGCCCACGTCGTGCCGAGCGGCGACGACGGGATCGACCAGGCGATCGCCACGTTCTACGACGTGGTGGCGGAGGGCCGGTCGATCGGCGGGTCGCCGGCGGGGCAGCAGATCCAGAGCGAGCTGCAGAACGCCGTGGCCTCGACGCTCCTCGGCGACAAGACGCCGGAGCAGGCGCTCGCCGACGCGCAGACCGCGGCCATGCGGGCGTACGAGCAGGCGGCGCGCTGA
- a CDS encoding alpha/beta hydrolase: MRTRRSLLSRLAPPVIALVGGQGEFASPHRTMARAGRRVLRPGGFAPPPFLRGVRVTARVEGGWHVYEVAPAGPEARRRALYAHGGGWTHEISPFHWWLVAGLARRTGTRFTVPIYPLVPSGTAAEVVERTAELAEALVAEVGPGAVTLMGDSAGGQIALSTAMALRDRGVPAPRDVVLLSPALDLSFTDPLIARIQPTDPWLAVDGMRAAVESWRGDLPVEDPRVSPMHGSLAGLGRVTVFSGTHDILFADARAFERKAAAVGHPVRIHVEPNLLHVYALMPIPEGARARDAMVELLRA; the protein is encoded by the coding sequence ATGCGCACGCGCCGCAGCCTCCTCTCCCGCCTCGCCCCGCCGGTGATCGCGCTCGTCGGCGGGCAGGGCGAGTTCGCGTCGCCCCACCGCACCATGGCGCGGGCCGGGCGACGGGTGCTCCGGCCGGGCGGCTTCGCACCGCCGCCGTTCCTCCGCGGTGTGCGCGTCACGGCGCGGGTCGAGGGCGGCTGGCACGTCTACGAGGTCGCGCCCGCCGGCCCCGAGGCCCGCCGCCGCGCCCTGTACGCGCACGGCGGCGGCTGGACCCATGAGATCTCGCCGTTCCACTGGTGGCTGGTCGCGGGGCTCGCCCGCCGCACCGGCACGCGCTTCACGGTCCCCATCTACCCGCTGGTCCCGAGCGGCACGGCGGCCGAGGTCGTCGAGCGCACGGCGGAGCTCGCGGAAGCGCTCGTCGCCGAGGTCGGCCCCGGCGCCGTCACGCTCATGGGCGACTCGGCGGGCGGGCAGATCGCGCTGTCCACCGCGATGGCGCTCCGCGACCGCGGCGTGCCCGCGCCGCGCGACGTGGTGCTCCTCTCGCCCGCGCTCGACCTGTCGTTCACGGATCCGCTCATCGCCCGCATCCAGCCCACCGACCCGTGGCTCGCGGTCGACGGCATGCGCGCCGCCGTGGAGTCGTGGCGCGGCGACCTGCCCGTGGAGGACCCGCGGGTGAGCCCGATGCACGGATCCCTCGCGGGCCTCGGCCGCGTGACCGTGTTCTCGGGCACGCACGACATCCTCTTCGCCGACGCGCGCGCCTTCGAGCGGAAGGCGGCCGCGGTCGGGCACCCGGTGCGGATCCACGTGGAGCCGAACCTCCTGCACGTGTACGCGCTCATGCCCATCCCCGAGGGCGCCCGCGCGCGCGACGCGATGGTGGAGCTGCTGCGCGCCTGA
- the glpX gene encoding class II fructose-bisphosphatase, with translation MTEENYSNPDRNLGMELVRATEAAAIRSAPFIGKGDKNAADGAAVDAMRKFLGTVAFDGLVVIGEGEKDEAPMLFNGEHVGNGFGPACDIAVDPIDGTSLTAAGRMNALSVIAVSDRGSMFDPSAVFYMDKLVTGPEGRGVVDLDRPIGDNIRALAEAKGLAVEDMQVAVLDRPRHADLIAQIRAAGASTRLLLDGDVAGGINAARPDSRIDMCVGIGGTPEGIITACAIKALGGVLLSRLAPKDDAEKQRAIDAGHDLDRILDQDDLVTGDNAYFVATGVTDGALVAGVTRHRGMIRTSSIVLRSHSGTIRRVEADHLVSKWYSPAAG, from the coding sequence ATGACCGAGGAGAACTACTCGAATCCGGATCGCAACCTCGGGATGGAGCTCGTCCGAGCCACCGAGGCCGCCGCCATCCGCTCCGCCCCCTTCATCGGCAAGGGCGACAAGAACGCCGCCGACGGCGCCGCGGTCGACGCGATGCGCAAGTTCCTCGGCACCGTCGCCTTCGACGGCCTCGTCGTCATCGGCGAGGGCGAGAAGGACGAGGCGCCGATGCTCTTCAACGGCGAGCACGTCGGCAACGGCTTCGGCCCCGCGTGCGACATCGCGGTGGATCCCATCGACGGCACGAGCCTCACCGCCGCCGGCCGCATGAACGCCCTCTCCGTCATCGCGGTGAGCGACCGCGGCAGCATGTTCGACCCGTCGGCCGTCTTCTACATGGACAAGCTCGTCACCGGCCCCGAGGGCCGCGGCGTCGTCGACCTCGACCGCCCCATCGGCGACAACATCCGCGCGCTGGCCGAGGCGAAGGGCCTCGCGGTCGAGGACATGCAAGTCGCCGTGCTCGACCGGCCGCGCCACGCGGACCTCATCGCGCAGATCCGCGCGGCCGGCGCCTCCACCCGCCTCCTGCTCGACGGCGACGTCGCCGGCGGCATCAACGCGGCCCGTCCCGACTCGCGCATCGACATGTGCGTCGGCATCGGCGGCACCCCCGAGGGCATCATCACGGCGTGCGCGATCAAGGCGCTCGGCGGCGTGCTCCTCTCCCGCCTCGCCCCCAAGGACGACGCCGAGAAGCAGCGCGCGATCGACGCGGGCCACGACCTCGACCGGATCCTCGACCAGGACGACCTCGTCACGGGCGACAACGCGTACTTCGTCGCGACCGGCGTCACCGACGGCGCGCTCGTCGCGGGCGTCACCCGGCACCGCGGCATGATCCGCACCTCGAGCATCGTGCTCCGCTCGCACTCCGGCACCATCCGCCGCGTGGAGGCCGACCACCTGGTCTCCAAGTGGTACAGCCCGGCCGCAGGCTGA